The genomic DNA GCGTCGGAACTCTGATTTCGGGCAACCACGCTTTCATGTCGGGCCGGTCGCGTAAGGCGGCAGTGGCTGCCGCAAAAGCCGCGGGCGCGTGGTGCAGCGCGATTTGCTGTGCGGCTTCGACGGTTTTCGGTCGTGATTGAAGTGAGGTGTCACCGAACAAATTCGGATGCAAACGCTCCCAGATTTCGGCGGTTGTGTGCGAGAGGGTAAAAGCGATTGTTTCATCGCGCTTCTGGCGCGTTGCCGCGTCGTCGGCACCGGCGCGGGTGTCACAGAGAACGAGCGCCCGCAACCGTTCGGGAAAACGATGCGCGAATATCTGCGCCGTGTAACCACCGAGCGAAAGGCCGCACAAGACGATCGGTTCGTTAATTTTCAAGGAATCGAGCAAATGCGCGAGATCCTCGGCGTATTCGTCAAGCGACGGCGGTGAAGAAAATGCGTCGCTCCCCAAACCTGGCGCGGCAAGAGCGATGCAACGCCGTGTGAGGGAAAAAAGTGCGATTTGCTCCTTCCACTGCGCGGGGCCGAGAGGAAACGCATGAAGGAAGACGAGCGGCGAACCGCTGCCTTCGTCGAAAAACGAAAGCGCGCGGCCTACAACAGTGAGTGTTTTCATAAGCGGAATGTAAAAGTACGGTCGATATCGACTGTCCTTATTGTGCTTCTAAAATGATGGTTTCGCCGCTTTGAAATGCAACGTGGTGAGCGTCGTGCAATCGCGTGAGCGCAAGCGCATTGTAAGTGCGCCGTTCCAGGTCGCCAATGAGAATCCAGCGTACCTTTAATTGTTTGACTTCGCGCAATGCAGCGGTTTGCTCCGCTGCCGCGCCGTTATAAACGGTTTCAACCAACTGCCGTCGCCGTTCGATTTCTGCACTATCGCCTCCCCAACTCGAAACGTGACTCGGCCATCCAATCAGAGTTGGGACACCTGTCAGGGCTGAAACGCGCCCAAATTGCGAATAGGAATTAACCCCTATCGCTTCGAGAACGGCTTCATCGCCTTTTGAGTTGTCAGAAAGCCAAGTCACTGCCTCGCGGTCGTCGGACGGCAAATGGCGAGCGCCATCGAGAGAAAGCGCGACGGCGTTGTTGGCATCGCGTGGTACATCTTGAACCGACCAGCGCCACACGACGGCAAATGCACAGAGAAAGGGGACGGGCAGGTACATCAAAGTTGCAACGCGCCACGGTCGCGCCCATGTGCGCCACGCGGCAAGCGCGCCACACGCCGCCGCTGTGCCGAGTAGCAGCCATGCTTGCAGCCCGAATTTGAAAACTGTATCTTGGTGCCGCCATGGAGTGTCCTGAAAGACACCCAGAATTGTGACGCCGAAAGGCACCAACAATGAGGCGCCGCCACACAAGCCCGTCACCAGAGCGAAACCGGCACGTTCGGAAAGCTCCGTTTTTAATCGTGTTGCGGCGATGGCCGTAAGCCCCAGCCAACCGCCCCACAACAGCAAGAATGAAGCGACTTCGGGAAGCCAGAATTCGAACGACACACCTCCAATCGCCGGACGAAAAACACGCAAGTGCGGCCACAACAGCAGACGCGCAACGGCAAACGCCAACAAAAACCAGAGCCACCGATGACGCGGCAGCGTGACGCCAGCGCACGCGGCAACAAGCACGGCCGCAATTGGTGCAGCCCAGGGGTTTGTCATGACGATGACGGCCAACATTCCACCGGCAACGCACAAGCGCAGCACGGAAGTACGGTCGAATTTGGTCGTTCCAGTAAAGAAATTCCAGCAAACGCAAAGCAAGGCCGCTTCAAGAGCAAGGGCGTAAAAGTGAGCGTGTGCATCGCCCACGACAAGCGTAAAAAACGGATATTCGTTAATCGTGTTGGTGATGACACGCGAGGTTTGCCAGCCGTCGAGCGGCCAGAAACGTCCGGTTGCCACCAACTGCCGTAGCGGTTCGAAGTGGCCCAAAAAAGCGACAAGAAGAAGTGCGATGAAACCGCGCCTATGCGACCGCGAAAGTGCGGCGCATAATGAAAAAAGCGTGGAAATGAATAGCGCGCAGAACGCCGGCTGAACGAGGTTATACGTCATCCATGGCGCGCCGCCGAAACAGCGCGCGAGGCCCGCGCCCATCAACGGGCCGAAGTAGTAATAACCGGAAAGCGGCGTGCCCGCGAACCACGGGTTCTGAATCGGCAGCCAATCGGCGCGCCAGCATTGGGCTAGCAGCGCCGCGTCCATCGGCTTTTCCAACGAGTTCAACGCAGGATTGCGCCAGCGAATCCAGCCGAAGAAGAGGAAAGCCGCGACGAACACCGCATCGGAAACCAGCAACGCGCGACGATGGGTTTTGAGAAAAGCGAAGAAGTTAGCGCGTTCGCTCTGGTCCAAGAGAAGGCTTAGTGAAGCAAGAGCGACCGTGGCGAAGAGAATCGGGACGACACGAAGAGGCGCGAGGCCAAACGACGCCATCCAGAAGGCGAAGAGCGACGTGAGGGCGATGAAAAGCACTCGGCCCGCTGCCAGGCCGCTGTCCGATAAGTGCGCG from Abditibacteriaceae bacterium includes the following:
- a CDS encoding alpha/beta fold hydrolase, with product MKTLTVVGRALSFFDEGSGSPLVFLHAFPLGPAQWKEQIALFSLTRRCIALAAPGLGSDAFSSPPSLDEYAEDLAHLLDSLKINEPIVLCGLSLGGYTAQIFAHRFPERLRALVLCDTRAGADDAATRQKRDETIAFTLSHTTAEIWERLHPNLFGDTSLQSRPKTVEAAQQIALHHAPAAFAAATAALRDRPDMKAWLPEIRVPTLLIFGAEDKLAPPEEIAALQTIRGARLETIDGAGHLANLEAPDAFNDVLAKFFTEID
- a CDS encoding DUF2298 domain-containing protein; translated protein: MANLVFFWLLGLWMLGWAALPATRHVLAHLSDSGLAAGRVLFIALTSLFAFWMASFGLAPLRVVPILFATVALASLSLLLDQSERANFFAFLKTHRRALLVSDAVFVAAFLFFGWIRWRNPALNSLEKPMDAALLAQCWRADWLPIQNPWFAGTPLSGYYYFGPLMGAGLARCFGGAPWMTYNLVQPAFCALFISTLFSLCAALSRSHRRGFIALLLVAFLGHFEPLRQLVATGRFWPLDGWQTSRVITNTINEYPFFTLVVGDAHAHFYALALEAALLCVCWNFFTGTTKFDRTSVLRLCVAGGMLAVIVMTNPWAAPIAAVLVAACAGVTLPRHRWLWFLLAFAVARLLLWPHLRVFRPAIGGVSFEFWLPEVASFLLLWGGWLGLTAIAATRLKTELSERAGFALVTGLCGGASLLVPFGVTILGVFQDTPWRHQDTVFKFGLQAWLLLGTAAACGALAAWRTWARPWRVATLMYLPVPFLCAFAVVWRWSVQDVPRDANNAVALSLDGARHLPSDDREAVTWLSDNSKGDEAVLEAIGVNSYSQFGRVSALTGVPTLIGWPSHVSSWGGDSAEIERRRQLVETVYNGAAAEQTAALREVKQLKVRWILIGDLERRTYNALALTRLHDAHHVAFQSGETIILEAQ